TGGCCATGAACAAATGGCTAGAAGATTATGTATATCGCGTTAAACTCAGCTGGGATATATTCGCCGTATCGGGCATAATGGTTATAGTTATTGCATTGGTTACCGTTTGCTGGCAGGCAGTAAGTGCCGCGCTGGTAAACCCGATAAAAAATCTTCGGTCTGAGTAATAACCCATTAATCTAATATAACCCTTAACAGCAAAGGCATTTACTGACTGGTAAATGCCTTTGTGTTTTATCAGGATGCCGGGCTTAACGCTTGACGATCGCGTATAAATGCTCATCAAACACTTCACCGTATTTGGTTATGGCTGATCGCAGCACTGCCTCAAGTGTATAGCCTGCCTTTTCAAGCACCCGCTGCGATGCTTTATTATGCGCGAAGACACCAGCAAATACGCGGACCAGGCCAATGTTAAAGGCATAGTCCGTCAACAGCTTTACCGCTGCGGTAGCGTAGCCTTTTCCCCAATAGGGTTCGCCTAACCAATAGCCAATCTCTGCGCTATTACGGTGAATATCCGTTTTAACGGTTATGCCCCCAACGCCAATAAATTCATCCTCATTAAAAATACCGAACACATGAGGTATGCTGCCATCAATAGCGCATTGTATAAACTCTTCGGCATCAGTAATAACATAAGGGTGCGGAAACATATCCCGCAGGTTACGGGCTATATTGTAATTATCAGCAAGTTGCTGCAACCGCTCTGCCGGCACATTATCAAAGCCCCATAATTTTACCATGCTATTTCTTTTCCAGGTAATCGGTTATCTCAAATGATATATCGTTGTAAGGAATATCGCGCTTTAATATTTTCCAGTTACCGTCAAGCAAATAGTAAGTTGGCACGCGGCTTATGCCCCAGGCTTCTGCGTTTTTTGATTCATTACCTTTCAGATCTGAAAACTGCGGCCACTTCATGGCATCTTCTTTAATCGCCTTCAACCAGTATTCTTTGTTCTCATCCAGGTCAATACTAATGATGCCGAAAGCCTGATCATTATTTACCTGAAAGAGTAATTTGCTATTCATTTGCAAATGGTTTTGCCTGCTCACCTCGTTGCCGGCACGCCAAAAATCAATCAAAATAATTTTTTTGTTTTTAAACGCGTTACGGTCAAAAGCTTTTCCTTTTATATCCGTCCCGTAAATGTCGGGCGCGGTTTGGCCGGGTACCAGTTTGGCCAGGCCGGATAGTTTGCCGCCTACCTCTT
This Mucilaginibacter defluvii DNA region includes the following protein-coding sequences:
- a CDS encoding GNAT family protein yields the protein MVKLWGFDNVPAERLQQLADNYNIARNLRDMFPHPYVITDAEEFIQCAIDGSIPHVFGIFNEDEFIGVGGITVKTDIHRNSAEIGYWLGEPYWGKGYATAAVKLLTDYAFNIGLVRVFAGVFAHNKASQRVLEKAGYTLEAVLRSAITKYGEVFDEHLYAIVKR